A window from Armatimonas rosea encodes these proteins:
- the ubiE gene encoding bifunctional demethylmenaquinone methyltransferase/2-methoxy-6-polyprenyl-1,4-benzoquinol methylase UbiE, producing the protein MTHPVSEPLPAPEAKHDYVEAMFDAIAPRYDLLNSVLSLKLHGRWRHTAARQAELKAGDRVLDVCTGTGDFACELGRWVGPTGEVIGTDFSKEMLRFGEPKLAKHPNVTLQWADTQALPFPDAHFEAVTVAFGIRNVADTQQGLNEMARVTKPGGRVVILEFNRPTNPVVAWGYGLYQRLMPAIGGMISGRRSAYVYLPASIDAFHSREQLKTLMETAGLHSVTVTDLNLGTVVIHRGIKK; encoded by the coding sequence ATGACACACCCAGTCTCCGAGCCCCTCCCTGCGCCCGAAGCCAAGCACGACTACGTTGAGGCGATGTTTGATGCGATCGCGCCACGCTACGACCTGCTCAACTCGGTGCTCTCCCTCAAGCTCCATGGACGCTGGCGGCACACGGCGGCGCGTCAAGCAGAGCTCAAAGCGGGAGATCGGGTGCTGGATGTCTGCACTGGCACGGGGGATTTTGCCTGCGAGCTAGGCCGCTGGGTTGGCCCCACGGGAGAGGTGATCGGGACCGATTTCTCCAAGGAGATGCTCCGGTTTGGGGAGCCCAAGCTCGCCAAGCACCCCAATGTGACACTCCAGTGGGCCGATACCCAAGCCCTCCCCTTCCCCGATGCGCACTTCGAGGCGGTCACGGTTGCCTTTGGAATTCGCAATGTCGCCGATACGCAGCAGGGACTTAACGAGATGGCGCGGGTGACCAAGCCAGGAGGGCGTGTGGTCATCCTGGAGTTCAATCGCCCAACCAATCCGGTTGTCGCCTGGGGCTATGGGCTCTATCAGAGGCTCATGCCGGCAATTGGCGGGATGATCTCGGGCCGACGGAGCGCCTATGTCTATCTCCCAGCCTCCATCGATGCGTTCCACTCCCGCGAGCAGCTTAAGACACTCATGGAGACCGCGGGCCTCCACTCCGTCACGGTGACGGACCTCAACTTGGGAACGGTGGTGATCCACCGAGGAATAAAGAAATGA
- a CDS encoding polyprenyl synthetase family protein gives MTATRPEGLLACIEDDLTKVEERLVAETRSDIGEVRAISGHTLLSGGKRLRPAIALLAARCVGRSFDTHRAYAAAAAVELIHMATLMHDDVVDEAPERRGRPTANAVYGNSITILTGDFLLAKSIWLLSRDEENLNLVRLFADVTIAMAEGEVLQAAVARNWNLNLTTYEQVIERKTARFLAGCTEAGAYLGGGTEAETAAMRAFGHHLGIAFQIADDLLDFLGDPKQTGKPLGTDLKDGRVTLPLIHTLAHCDPATRAELLTTLERGQALTDSEIAALTAVIARLGGFEVARQEAEQRMERALAELNRFPESAYRDALIRLAGYVVARDR, from the coding sequence ATGACAGCCACTCGCCCGGAAGGGTTGCTTGCGTGCATTGAAGACGACCTCACAAAAGTCGAAGAGCGCCTGGTCGCAGAGACCCGCTCGGATATCGGCGAGGTTCGTGCGATCTCGGGACACACGCTCCTCTCGGGTGGGAAGCGCCTCCGCCCCGCCATTGCGCTCCTCGCCGCACGCTGTGTCGGGCGCTCGTTTGACACACACCGTGCCTACGCTGCCGCCGCGGCGGTCGAGCTGATCCACATGGCCACGCTGATGCACGATGACGTGGTCGATGAGGCCCCCGAGCGCCGTGGCCGCCCCACCGCCAACGCGGTCTATGGCAATAGCATCACGATCTTGACGGGCGATTTCCTCCTGGCGAAGTCGATCTGGCTGCTCTCCCGCGATGAAGAAAACCTCAATTTGGTGCGGCTCTTTGCCGATGTGACGATCGCGATGGCGGAGGGGGAGGTGCTCCAGGCCGCGGTTGCGCGAAACTGGAACCTGAACCTCACCACCTACGAGCAGGTGATCGAGCGCAAGACGGCCCGCTTCCTCGCGGGCTGCACCGAGGCGGGAGCCTATCTGGGGGGCGGCACCGAGGCCGAGACCGCCGCGATGCGCGCCTTTGGTCACCACCTCGGAATCGCGTTCCAGATCGCCGATGACCTTCTGGACTTCTTAGGCGACCCCAAGCAGACCGGCAAGCCGCTGGGAACGGACCTCAAGGACGGCCGCGTAACCCTCCCGCTGATCCACACCCTCGCCCACTGCGACCCGGCAACCCGCGCCGAACTCCTCACCACCCTGGAGCGTGGCCAGGCCCTCACCGACTCGGAGATCGCGGCCCTCACGGCTGTGATCGCCCGCCTTGGAGGCTTCGAGGTCGCACGCCAAGAGGCCGAGCAGCGCATGGAGCGCGCCCTCGCCGAGCTAAACCGCTTCCCCGAGTCCGCCTACCGCGATGCCCTCATCCGCCTCGCCGGCTACGTGGTCGCGCGGGATCGCTAG
- a CDS encoding Gfo/Idh/MocA family protein → MSDLRPVKFGVIGCGAISGAYFNATKLFPTLSIAACADLDLARAEAAAEKNGCRALSVDALLTDPEIEIVINLTIPKAHYAVTKAALEAGKHVHLEKPLAVTFEEGAALVALAKEKGLRLGCAPDTFLGGGHQTCRKLIDDGAIGEPVAAMATMLSRGHETWHPAPEFYYKPGGGPMLDMGPYYLTALVNMLGSIKRLTGSTRTTFAQRTITSQPLNGTVIDVEVPTHYSGVIDFAGGAIAQIVQSFDVYGVPPFSPIVVFGTEGTLAVPDPNGFGGPVKLKRGKDDWTEVPLTHGYTNNSRGIGAADIAVAIQTDRAHRCSGDLACHVLEAMIGFHTSSESGTHYAMQTTVERPESLPALAALPVSALLG, encoded by the coding sequence ATGTCTGACCTGCGACCCGTGAAATTTGGCGTCATTGGCTGCGGAGCGATCTCCGGAGCCTACTTCAACGCCACAAAGCTCTTCCCCACCCTCTCTATCGCCGCCTGCGCCGACCTCGATCTGGCCCGTGCCGAGGCCGCCGCAGAGAAAAATGGCTGCCGCGCCCTCTCGGTCGATGCGCTTCTCACCGACCCGGAGATTGAGATTGTCATCAACCTGACCATTCCCAAGGCCCACTATGCGGTCACCAAGGCAGCGCTGGAGGCGGGTAAGCATGTCCACCTGGAGAAGCCTCTCGCGGTGACCTTTGAAGAGGGTGCAGCGCTGGTCGCGCTGGCCAAAGAGAAAGGGCTACGGCTCGGATGCGCCCCGGATACGTTTCTGGGTGGCGGGCACCAGACCTGCCGTAAGCTAATCGACGATGGCGCGATTGGCGAGCCCGTGGCGGCGATGGCGACCATGCTCTCCCGCGGCCACGAGACCTGGCACCCCGCGCCGGAGTTCTACTACAAGCCCGGCGGCGGCCCGATGCTGGACATGGGCCCGTACTACCTCACCGCCCTGGTCAACATGCTCGGCTCGATCAAGCGCCTCACGGGTAGCACGCGAACGACCTTTGCCCAGCGCACTATCACCAGCCAGCCGCTCAATGGGACGGTGATCGATGTCGAGGTTCCCACCCACTACTCCGGTGTGATCGACTTTGCCGGCGGCGCAATCGCACAGATCGTCCAGAGCTTCGATGTCTACGGCGTCCCCCCGTTCTCGCCCATCGTGGTCTTTGGCACCGAGGGAACCCTCGCCGTGCCCGATCCCAATGGCTTTGGTGGCCCGGTCAAGCTCAAGCGCGGCAAGGACGACTGGACCGAGGTTCCCCTGACTCATGGCTATACCAACAACAGCCGCGGAATTGGAGCTGCCGATATCGCGGTCGCCATCCAGACGGACCGTGCGCATCGCTGCTCGGGCGACCTTGCCTGCCACGTGCTGGAGGCCATGATCGGCTTTCACACCTCGTCGGAGAGCGGCACCCACTACGCCATGCAGACCACGGTCGAGCGCCCCGAAAGCCTCCCCGCCCTCGCGGCGCTTCCTGTGTCTGCACTGCTCGGCTAA
- a CDS encoding ABC transporter ATP-binding protein: MPNLALETHQLRKVYSGAPQAAVEALDLSVPEGAVFGFLGPNGAGKTTTIGMLLGNVRPTSGSATVLGKPIGDRNTRRSIGYLPEKFQFHEFLTGTEFLDLHGRLYGLDAATRKARIPEALERVGLGEKAKTPLKAFSKGMQQRAGLAQAVLHKPRLVILDEPTSALDPLGRRIVRELIVSLKEEGTTVVLNSHLLSEVETTCDFVAIIRRGRVVKQGTLAELTAQPASVVIELEGISERQLLAAQAFGPVEHTDTWLRVETEATAALVSALVGAGAQVRAVTPARQSLEDAFIRLMEDGTDSGSEVDSQDAR; this comes from the coding sequence ATGCCTAACCTGGCCCTGGAAACCCACCAGCTCCGCAAGGTCTACTCTGGCGCCCCGCAAGCGGCGGTCGAAGCCCTCGACCTGAGTGTCCCCGAGGGCGCGGTGTTTGGGTTTCTAGGGCCCAACGGGGCAGGCAAGACCACGACTATCGGGATGCTGCTGGGCAATGTCCGCCCCACCAGTGGCTCGGCGACCGTGCTCGGAAAGCCGATCGGAGACCGCAACACGCGGCGCTCTATCGGCTACCTCCCCGAGAAGTTCCAGTTTCATGAGTTTCTGACCGGCACCGAGTTTCTCGACCTGCACGGGCGGCTCTATGGGCTTGACGCCGCCACGCGCAAGGCCCGCATCCCGGAGGCACTGGAGCGGGTTGGGCTCGGCGAAAAAGCCAAGACGCCACTCAAGGCGTTCTCCAAGGGCATGCAGCAGCGCGCCGGACTGGCGCAGGCCGTGCTCCACAAGCCACGCCTCGTGATCCTCGATGAGCCAACCAGCGCCCTTGATCCGCTCGGTCGGCGCATTGTTCGCGAGCTGATTGTCTCGCTCAAGGAGGAAGGCACTACCGTCGTGCTCAACTCCCACCTGCTCTCAGAAGTGGAGACGACCTGTGATTTTGTGGCGATAATCCGGCGCGGACGCGTGGTCAAGCAAGGGACACTGGCGGAGCTGACAGCACAACCGGCCTCAGTTGTGATAGAGTTGGAAGGCATTTCGGAGAGGCAGCTTCTGGCGGCACAGGCCTTTGGTCCCGTGGAGCACACGGACACGTGGCTGAGAGTCGAGACTGAGGCGACCGCCGCGCTGGTGAGTGCGCTCGTGGGAGCCGGTGCGCAGGTGCGCGCCGTGACCCCGGCCCGCCAGAGCCTGGAAGATGCCTTTATCCGATTGATGGAGGATGGGACAGACAGTGGCTCAGAAGTGGACAGTCAAGACGCCCGGTGA
- the map gene encoding type I methionyl aminopeptidase, with translation MGQTVAQKWTVKTPGEIEAMRATGIALAAALRTMRDAIVPGKTTTGELDEIAGEVLKRYGAKSALLGYKPPWTDDIYLHNSCISVGDEVIHGVPNKKRKLREGELVSLDMTAELDGWCADSTISTIVGKKVLPKAKKINQVTREAMYLGIEKAVAGNTMRDVSWAIQNHVEKNGMSVVRELVGHGIGREPHEDGLDVPCFVGSDADKTVIQLGMTFCIEPMVIFGKHEVAHIEEDPWTIVSQDGTIACHWEHTVAVTENGPVILTLPPK, from the coding sequence ATGGGACAGACAGTGGCTCAGAAGTGGACAGTCAAGACGCCCGGTGAGATCGAGGCGATGCGGGCAACAGGAATCGCGCTGGCAGCGGCGCTGCGGACGATGCGAGATGCAATCGTGCCAGGAAAGACCACAACCGGAGAGCTCGATGAGATCGCGGGTGAGGTGCTCAAGCGCTACGGGGCAAAGTCGGCCCTGCTGGGCTACAAGCCGCCCTGGACCGACGATATCTACCTGCACAATAGCTGCATCTCCGTGGGCGATGAGGTCATTCACGGGGTCCCCAACAAGAAGCGCAAGCTCCGCGAGGGGGAGCTCGTCAGCCTGGACATGACCGCCGAGCTCGATGGCTGGTGCGCCGACTCGACCATCAGCACGATTGTCGGGAAGAAAGTGCTCCCCAAGGCCAAGAAGATCAACCAAGTCACGCGCGAGGCGATGTACCTGGGGATCGAGAAGGCGGTCGCGGGCAACACCATGCGCGATGTCTCCTGGGCGATCCAGAACCATGTCGAGAAAAACGGCATGAGCGTCGTCCGCGAGCTGGTCGGGCACGGGATCGGCCGCGAGCCCCACGAAGACGGCCTCGATGTCCCCTGCTTTGTGGGTAGCGACGCCGACAAGACCGTGATTCAGCTCGGGATGACCTTCTGCATCGAGCCCATGGTGATCTTTGGCAAGCACGAGGTCGCGCATATCGAAGAAGACCCCTGGACCATTGTCTCCCAAGACGGCACGATTGCCTGCCACTGGGAACACACGGTCGCGGTCACGGAGAACGGCCCCGTTATCCTAACCCTTCCGCCGAAGTAG
- a CDS encoding glycosyltransferase family 4 protein, with protein sequence MRLVYLTTGTGSFYCGSCMRDNALVRALRARGHDALLVPMYLPLTLDEASAADNVPVFFGGINSYLQQVSPLFRKTPRWVDKLFDAPGMLAAAGKRSGMTRASELGPMTLSMLQGEEGNQVKELERLVAFLADEKPDWVVLSNALLIGMGRRIREATGAKIACTLQGEDGFLDALGAPYSEQCWKLIGERGSEFDALIPVSHYHGGLMQRRAGLPSERLHVVYNGIDLTGYTPRSVPPQELTLGYLARMYEPKGLGTLVDAFLLLAPRVPALRLAVAGAQVGYDPTYVAQLTAKLTAAGLGDRVRWLPNISREEKIQFLQSLTVLSVPATYGESFGLYVIEALAAGVPVVQPRHAVFPELLAQTRGGLLYDPLTPAALADALESLVTDPQAAFALGAEGQKAVFARFGVDTMAQGVEAALRHGAAG encoded by the coding sequence ATGCGGCTGGTCTATCTCACGACGGGAACAGGGAGCTTCTACTGCGGGAGCTGTATGCGGGACAATGCGCTGGTGCGGGCGCTCCGGGCGCGCGGCCACGATGCGTTGCTCGTGCCGATGTACCTTCCGCTGACCCTGGATGAGGCGTCGGCAGCAGACAACGTGCCGGTGTTCTTTGGAGGCATTAATTCCTATCTCCAGCAGGTCTCACCGCTCTTTCGCAAGACGCCGCGCTGGGTTGACAAGCTCTTTGATGCGCCGGGGATGCTGGCGGCGGCAGGTAAGCGCTCGGGGATGACGCGGGCAAGTGAGCTGGGGCCGATGACACTCTCCATGCTCCAAGGCGAGGAGGGCAACCAGGTCAAGGAGCTGGAGCGCCTGGTTGCCTTCCTCGCCGATGAAAAACCGGACTGGGTGGTTCTCTCCAACGCGCTCCTGATCGGGATGGGCCGCCGGATTCGCGAGGCGACCGGCGCGAAGATCGCCTGCACGCTCCAAGGCGAGGACGGTTTTCTCGATGCTCTCGGTGCCCCCTACAGCGAGCAGTGCTGGAAGCTGATTGGGGAGCGCGGCTCGGAGTTCGATGCTCTGATCCCCGTCAGCCACTACCACGGCGGTCTGATGCAGCGCCGCGCGGGGCTGCCGTCTGAGCGGCTCCACGTGGTCTACAATGGGATCGACCTGACCGGCTACACACCGCGCTCTGTGCCGCCACAAGAGCTGACACTTGGCTACCTCGCCCGGATGTACGAGCCCAAGGGCCTGGGAACCCTGGTCGATGCCTTCCTGCTCCTCGCGCCACGCGTGCCTGCGCTCCGGCTCGCGGTGGCTGGCGCTCAAGTGGGCTACGACCCGACCTATGTCGCCCAGCTCACCGCCAAGCTGACCGCAGCTGGCCTCGGCGACCGGGTGCGCTGGCTCCCCAATATCAGTCGCGAGGAAAAGATTCAGTTTCTACAGAGCCTGACCGTGCTCTCGGTTCCCGCGACCTATGGGGAGTCGTTTGGGCTCTACGTGATCGAGGCACTCGCCGCAGGAGTACCCGTGGTCCAGCCGCGCCACGCGGTCTTCCCCGAGCTCCTCGCCCAGACCCGCGGCGGCCTCCTCTACGACCCACTCACCCCGGCCGCCCTCGCCGACGCGCTGGAGTCTCTCGTCACCGACCCACAAGCGGCGTTCGCCCTCGGGGCGGAGGGGCAGAAGGCGGTCTTTGCCCGGTTTGGCGTGGACACGATGGCGCAGGGAGTGGAGGCCGCTCTCCGTCACGGAGCCGCCGGGTGA
- a CDS encoding aspartyl protease family protein, with product MSERLRAIRQGTYLFLEAQRAGQKLLLCLDSGAGIHVVTPDAAVRLGIYPTNTDDRPVTGTAATVKARSLKLTNLTLGTTALADTDGVMVALPASLGGDGLLGYPLFAQLAVTLDYEAATVTLTPYTAFTPPANAASLPLRIVGNIPQVEVRLDGLAAWVELDTGSSGELDLNTPFVVKNEVKERYPKQIAMPTGVGVGGVTYGEVARAERLELGPFSLTKPLVHLSSQKSGADASSKVDGRIGGEILSRFQVTLDYAGKRLFLTPNTRFAEPFVFSRSGLLPIRESLDWVVFHVLPDSPASDSGIQAGDQLLLVDGRSAARLTASALNELLRRPTGTKIPLLLRAPSGRTRRVTLTLRELL from the coding sequence GTGAGCGAGCGCCTCCGTGCGATCCGACAAGGAACCTATCTCTTCCTTGAGGCGCAGCGGGCGGGCCAGAAGCTCCTGCTCTGCCTCGACTCCGGTGCGGGTATCCATGTTGTCACCCCCGATGCCGCCGTGCGCCTGGGAATCTACCCGACCAACACCGACGACCGCCCGGTCACGGGTACGGCAGCGACAGTCAAGGCCCGCTCGCTCAAGCTCACCAACCTGACCCTGGGCACGACCGCTCTCGCGGACACCGATGGTGTGATGGTTGCGCTCCCCGCTTCCCTCGGTGGGGATGGTCTCCTTGGCTACCCGCTTTTTGCCCAGCTCGCTGTCACGCTGGACTACGAGGCAGCGACCGTCACCCTCACGCCCTATACCGCCTTCACGCCGCCAGCCAACGCGGCCAGCCTTCCCCTGCGGATCGTGGGAAATATCCCGCAGGTTGAGGTGCGCCTCGATGGCCTCGCCGCCTGGGTTGAGCTCGACACGGGCTCTAGCGGTGAGCTCGACCTCAACACGCCGTTTGTGGTCAAGAATGAGGTGAAGGAGCGCTATCCCAAGCAGATCGCCATGCCAACCGGCGTCGGGGTTGGGGGGGTGACCTACGGGGAGGTGGCCCGTGCGGAGCGGCTAGAGCTCGGCCCTTTCTCCCTCACAAAGCCCTTGGTCCATCTCTCGTCGCAGAAAAGCGGGGCCGATGCGTCGTCCAAGGTGGATGGTAGGATCGGGGGGGAGATTCTCTCCCGGTTTCAAGTGACCCTCGACTACGCCGGCAAGCGGCTCTTTCTCACCCCCAACACACGCTTCGCGGAGCCATTTGTCTTCTCCCGCTCAGGGCTCCTCCCGATCCGTGAGAGCCTAGACTGGGTGGTCTTCCATGTACTCCCCGACTCCCCCGCCAGCGACTCTGGCATCCAAGCCGGCGATCAGCTCCTCCTCGTCGATGGGCGCTCTGCCGCGCGGCTGACCGCCTCGGCGCTCAATGAGCTGCTCCGACGGCCCACGGGCACCAAGATTCCCTTGCTCCTGCGCGCCCCGAGTGGCCGCACCCGCCGCGTGACCCTCACCCTGCGCGAGCTTCTCTAG
- a CDS encoding permease-like cell division protein FtsX: protein MTRSFPFLLREALINLRRHGLMTVAAVTTIGVALTLIGSFYLTFVQLRSMSRRTVDAFEMRVFCRPELTAETLKSTEKKLRALPGVAGVTYRSRDDAFADASKSLPIDTEGLPNLMPDTFVVKLRSAEQTAGIAAEIRSWMGEVENVDVPEEELKVVVRLAEFIRNLGLLGGGFLLLGALVVVVNTIRLSVFSRRREIQIMKIVGATPGFIRLPMLIEGLLHGVVGGILATLALAGLLHYTNTLTAAIPLLASYLEPVSLPKVAASLILGGGVLGAGGALLSVHRYLGR from the coding sequence GTGACACGCTCCTTCCCCTTCCTCCTACGCGAGGCGCTCATCAACCTCCGTCGCCATGGCCTGATGACGGTCGCGGCGGTGACCACGATTGGGGTGGCGCTGACCTTGATTGGCTCGTTCTACCTCACCTTTGTGCAGCTACGCAGCATGAGCCGGCGCACGGTCGATGCCTTTGAGATGCGGGTCTTCTGTCGGCCAGAGCTGACGGCGGAAACGCTCAAGTCGACCGAAAAGAAGCTACGTGCCCTTCCTGGGGTCGCTGGTGTGACCTACCGCTCCCGTGACGATGCCTTTGCAGACGCGTCGAAGAGCCTGCCAATCGACACCGAGGGCCTCCCGAACCTCATGCCCGATACGTTTGTGGTGAAGCTCCGAAGCGCCGAGCAGACCGCGGGGATCGCGGCGGAGATTCGGAGCTGGATGGGCGAGGTCGAGAATGTCGATGTGCCAGAGGAGGAGCTCAAGGTCGTCGTGCGGCTCGCGGAGTTTATCCGTAACCTCGGGCTCTTAGGGGGAGGCTTTCTCTTGCTGGGGGCGCTGGTGGTGGTCGTGAATACCATCCGGCTCTCGGTGTTCTCGCGGCGGCGTGAGATCCAGATCATGAAGATTGTCGGGGCGACTCCTGGGTTTATCCGCCTCCCGATGCTTATCGAAGGGCTTCTCCATGGGGTTGTCGGCGGGATCCTTGCCACTTTAGCGCTGGCAGGGCTGCTGCACTACACCAACACCCTCACCGCCGCGATTCCCCTCCTGGCGAGCTACCTGGAGCCGGTCAGCCTCCCCAAGGTCGCGGCCTCGCTGATTCTTGGGGGCGGAGTGCTGGGCGCGGGTGGCGCGCTCTTAAGTGTCCACCGCTATCTGGGCCGCTAG
- the ftsE gene encoding cell division ATP-binding protein FtsE, whose amino-acid sequence MIELKRVGVTYPTGKVTALSDVSLSIPAGDFVFLVGPTGAGKSTLLKLLYADVRATEGSLTVAGREITQIATKDIPALRRQMGIVLQDYGLLPQRTVWENVLFACEVLGLPRKDARQRVKERLEQVGMLHRCDAFPAQLSGGEQQRVAIARALVGKPPLLIADEPTGNLDPETSAGIMDALLAVSAEGTTVVVATHDKNAVDRLRRRVIAIEKGTLARDDAEGQYGYAE is encoded by the coding sequence GTGATTGAACTGAAGCGGGTCGGGGTGACCTATCCTACCGGCAAGGTGACCGCCTTGTCGGATGTCTCCTTGAGTATCCCGGCGGGGGACTTTGTCTTTCTGGTGGGGCCGACCGGGGCGGGGAAGTCCACGCTCCTGAAGCTACTCTACGCCGATGTGCGGGCGACCGAGGGGAGCCTGACGGTCGCGGGGCGCGAGATCACCCAGATCGCGACGAAAGACATTCCTGCGCTCCGGCGGCAGATGGGGATCGTCCTTCAGGACTACGGCCTGCTTCCCCAGCGCACGGTCTGGGAGAATGTCTTGTTCGCCTGTGAGGTGCTGGGACTCCCGCGCAAAGACGCTCGCCAGCGGGTGAAGGAGCGCCTGGAACAGGTCGGGATGCTCCACCGCTGTGATGCCTTTCCCGCCCAGCTCTCCGGCGGCGAGCAACAGCGCGTGGCGATTGCACGCGCACTGGTAGGTAAGCCGCCGCTGCTGATTGCGGATGAGCCAACCGGCAACCTAGATCCCGAGACCAGTGCAGGGATCATGGACGCGCTCTTAGCCGTAAGTGCGGAGGGTACAACCGTCGTGGTGGCGACCCACGACAAGAATGCTGTCGATCGGCTCCGGCGTCGCGTGATCGCGATTGAAAAAGGGACCCTGGCCCGCGACGATGCCGAGGGGCAGTACGGGTACGCCGAGTGA
- a CDS encoding Uma2 family endonuclease translates to MPSTTSEPELDTTRPFRIRWTRTDCERFERDGLLTPGKYELIEGDILRKMPQKRPHAIALSLTCICLRQVFGDLYVEGPVAINVAPEDNPTSEPEPDLIVLSRPLTAFSETNPRPEDIRLLIEVSDATRYFDRGIKANLYARAGIVEYWSLDLVQRTLHVHREPSEGKYQRVSVYQENETIAPLAAVGQTILVSALLPPRTTE, encoded by the coding sequence ATGCCCTCCACGACCTCTGAGCCTGAGCTAGACACCACCCGTCCCTTCCGCATCCGCTGGACCCGCACCGACTGCGAGCGCTTCGAGCGCGATGGCCTGCTCACGCCCGGTAAGTACGAGCTGATCGAAGGAGACATTCTCAGAAAAATGCCCCAGAAACGTCCCCATGCCATTGCCCTGAGCCTGACGTGTATCTGCCTCCGCCAAGTCTTTGGTGATCTCTATGTTGAGGGCCCCGTTGCGATTAATGTTGCACCTGAAGACAACCCGACCAGCGAACCTGAACCTGATTTGATTGTTCTCTCCCGTCCACTCACTGCGTTCTCTGAGACGAATCCACGCCCCGAAGACATTCGCCTCCTCATCGAAGTCTCGGATGCGACGCGCTACTTTGACCGCGGCATCAAGGCGAATCTCTACGCTCGGGCCGGGATTGTGGAATACTGGTCCTTAGATCTGGTGCAGCGCACGCTGCATGTGCACCGTGAACCCAGCGAGGGCAAGTACCAGAGGGTGAGCGTGTATCAGGAAAACGAGACTATCGCGCCTCTCGCCGCAGTGGGCCAGACAATCTTGGTGAGTGCGCTTTTGCCACCTCGCACAACGGAGTGA
- the kdpF gene encoding K(+)-transporting ATPase subunit F, with translation MLDYLITGGIAVLLLGYLLYALLRPEKF, from the coding sequence ATGCTTGATTATCTGATCACCGGCGGGATCGCAGTGCTCCTGCTGGGCTATCTGCTCTATGCACTGCTACGACCGGAGAAGTTCTAA